The Xiphophorus couchianus chromosome 6, X_couchianus-1.0, whole genome shotgun sequence genomic interval cACAGTGGACCTTCTCCtggctgcagaacatttccagaaccagagactaaagtctcggatcagagaaactcatccaggctttagtttctctttagtggctttgattcctgcagcagcgtcttcacaggtctgattgacaacacaacggtccagaacgctgctgctggagttctgactagaaccaggaggatagagacaccATCCGGTTCTACAGTCTttcagtttaaactttaaaaagactttaaactgctggtagtttataaatcactggccggattaaagatctgctgctgctggatcaacctgctggttctggttctggttctgcatccCAGAATGGACGCCTTGTGTCCTCCAGAGGAGGAAACAGAATGATGACATCATTCCTCTGTAATTAGAGATCTGTGACCGGAAGCAGAGCGTCTCCTCCTGACTCGTCTCGGCTCGTCTGATGTCCACCTCagggaaccagaaccagaacttcccttcctgctgctgaggttctggttctgtctggaTTCCTCTAGGGAATCTGTGGGGCGTGTCTGGTCCTGTTCCCGCTCCGGATCGGGTCTCACTACCTATTCTGTAACAATCACAAAACCCAAAGAAGTGTTGATCCAGAACTGCTTAGCAGATCACAGGAATGTCGGGATCTCAGAGGAACAGCTGAGacactggatcagaaccagaacctgggcTGTGTTTGACTGTGAGCAGCAGAGAGCTGAGAGCTGGAGAAACAGGAAAGGTGTTGGCTTTCCGATGGGAtcagaggaggatgaagagtgGAGCTGCTCTGTGTGTCCCAGTTCCAGCAGCAGAACTCCAAGGAGTCCAGAGTTCACGCGGTGACTCGTTACCGTGGGAGGAGACAGCCGCTGTAACCTGCCGTCTCCTCCCACCCTGCTCTGGGCTCACATCCAACCATGATCTGATTCAGAGGAATGATCTGGGAATGTTTGGTTGCAGGAAACCAGGCGAGCCTCCACTGGTGAAAGGCTGGATCCCGTTCGTGGGGAAGGCTCTGGACTTCGGGAAGGACGCTCACAAGTTCCTGGAGGAACATAGGAGGGAGCATGGGGACGTGTTCACGGTCCGGATCGCAGGTGGGTTCTGAAGCTGCTGGCAGGAGGGAAAACTCGATCCATGATGACCCACCATGGATCATCATGGATCACGATTTTTGTCTATTTAAacacataactttaaaaaatatacagtaccTCCACAAACCCCCTTGGGAAAGTGACCCCAGTGTTGAAGACCTCTGGTCTAGATTGTTCCAGATGGGCCCCACGGCATGACCTGGCTCAGTTTCAGCAGAACCCAGTCAGGAGCTGAAAGGTGGGCGGTTCTGGGATGCTAACCAGGTCTTTCTGTCTACTGCAGGTAAATACATGACCTTCATCATGGACCCCCTGCTGTACCCCAGTATCATCAAGCAGGGCCGGCAGCTGGACTTCCACGAGTTCACCAACAAGGTGGCTCCTCTGACCTTCGGCTACCCGCCCGTCCTCCGCACCGCCTTCCCCGGCCTCTGGGAGCAGATCAAGCGCtccttccagctgctgcaggggGACCACCTGGCACCGCTGACAGAGAGCATGATGGGTAACCTGATGCTGGTGTTCCGTCAGGACCACCTGAACGGGGAAAGCGACTGGAGGAGAGGCAGCCTGTACGAGTTCTGCTGCTCCGTCATGTTCGAGGCCACATTCCTGACCATCTACGGCAGGCCAGCGACCGGCGTCCGCCACGGAGGGATGGACCGTCTGAGGAACGACTTCCACAAGTTCGACAACATGTTCCCGTTCCTCATCGCTCAGATTCCCATCTGGCTGCTGGGGCGGACCCTGGCCGTCCGCCAGAAGCTGATCTCCTACTTCCTGCCACAGCACATGGCCCAGTGGACCAACACTTCCCAGTTCATCCAGAGAAGAGCCGAGCTGTTTGAGCAGCACGACGAGCTGAAGGACGTCGATAAAGCTGGTAGATGATCCGGAGGACGATGGTGACCCGATAAACGATATCAATGAcatgcagaaccagaacctcaggAGGCTCTGGGTTTCTGTAGAACATCCTCCCTGGTTCTGGAGGACTTTTCAGCTGGTTTGTCTCAGTTCTTTGTGTCTTCTGTCCTCCAGCTCATCACTTCGCTATCCTGTGGGCGTCAGTGGGCAACACGCTCCCCGCTACCTTCTGGGCCGCCTACTTCCTGGTGAGTCAGGTGGAGGCGTTGAAGGTGGTGCGCCAGGAGATCGTTGATGTCCTGCGGGACAGTGGAGTGGACTTCAGCAACAGCAGCGACATCATGCTCAGCAAAGAGCAGCTGGACAAGCTCGTCTTTCTGGGTGCGTTCCAGTTCGCGTTCAGGTCAGTGGTGCAGCGGGTCGATAACGGGCCGTCTCCATCCTCAGAGAGCGCCATCAACGAGAGCCTCCGCCTGTCCTCGGCCTCCATGAACATCCGGGTGGCCCAGGAGGACTTCAGTCTGCGGCTGGACTCCGACCGATCGGTGGGCGTCAGGAAGGGAGACATCATCGCCCTGTACCCTCAGAGTCTGCACCTGGACCCCGAGGTCTACGACGACCCACAGGTACGGGATCAGAGGTCACCTTAAAACCCCGCCGCATGCAACGCATCACCCAGGGTCTTCCTCTGCTGGATGAAGATATCTGCCTACCTAAGTACTGGTGGTGTGCCGATCGatgctggttctgctctggttgTTGGGGCGCCGCTACAGGAGTAACGTCTCACAGTGAACTCTCACTAAACAtgttcttaaagctgcagcacgTCACTAAAAAGAAACGTTTCAacatatgtattaaaactttcgCTGCTCTGCCCCCTCCAGGTGTTCTGCAGAATTACACCGCtgggtcagaaacaaccaatcagagcagggGAAAGCAGCTAGCCATGCTATCGCTACCAGGAAGTTTGATCTACTGtagggttttttattttgattgacATTATTTGACATCAGTGTTGTGAgatttatctgattttatttataatttaggCTTTAAGAGCCTTACagctaaatattgttttactgattgcaggtttttctgttgttgtttttattattgaatatttactGTGATGTGCCTGCAaaacttttacatgtttttgtctaaattagGTGATTTTATTAGATCACAAATGCCCCTTTTCCCTCGGCCTGGCTCGGCTCAGCTCAGCTTGGGTTAGCAGAACTGGACCTGGTTCTGTCAGATGTTTCGGGTCTCAAAGCGTTCCTCGGTTCTCTCTGACCGGTGGAGCCTTTCAGAGATGGAACaccttccagaaccagaaccagaggcgGTCCAATTGTGTTTGGATCACCCGGACCTCGATCTGACTCTTCAAACCGTGGATCTGTTTAAAGGGTCTacttgggtcagaaccagaaccttgaCCTTAAATTCAAAGAGTCCAGCAAACAGACTGGATCCCAGTTAGAACCGGAGCAGGTGCGGATCAGCTGGGGTGGCAACAGGGTGGGAGTTGCTACCCCTTTTGCCACCCCAGCTGGCGACTATGAATTCAATAAGTAGTTAAGCGCATGAATCTCTTTTTTCCGACAACATTGAAGGCAACACAATGTAAGCTGCTGAGTAGCGGGAAGTGCGAGGTAGCAGCATCCATATGGATATTAGTGACTCATCCTGCGCCACTGCTGTTCATTGGTCAGGAAAATACCACAATCAcgcaaagaatctgaaaaatggACGCAATATTTAGCGGCTAATTCAACCGTATGACAGCCATAGATAACAAGGTTCAAAGGTTTCACATTTAACGGGTGAggaaaaagttttgatttattgaaacaGTGAGCTAGTTATGCTAGGCTAACTTGCTAGCTGCTATTGACTCTGATAACCGTAACATGCTGCGCAGTTCGCTGTGTTTTGGTTCCGTTAGCACTAAAACAGGACAAGCTGCTCACCAAGTCATCAGTACAGCAGGAGTTTAAATCAGCTAATCTGTGTTCAGGCCAAAATAGATTAATAATCACAATCTAGACATCAAGCCTGACAGCATAATGTAACAGACTGGATGTTCTGTTTGGTGGTTCTGATacttctttgtgtgggaaacgTTAGTTTCTGGTATTGATTCCCCTGATAGGTTTGAACGTAATCTCTGCTTTATCTGCTGGTAGAGCTGTTGTCTGtcggttgctatggcaacaggtCCGCGGAGCGTCATGCCGAcacagagaaaaagcagaatataaatggTTTTGTCTAGTTTTGTTCTCCACCCGTTTATCagctttattaataaaaattaaacaattaataaaaattaaacaagcgACAAAAAccgaattaaaataaaacattgaccAATAGAAGGGAAATTCATCCTTTCTTGCATCTTGACAGAActaacagaaaccaaactgtttatagatttgTATCAAGGAgaatttctgtttcagttttctcagttttattttaaatcagactTAATAGATATATCTGATAATCTAATATTTTCATGACAGATTTCTGCTCGTCCTGCATTAGAATAAAATGGTTTTCTGGACACAAAGCATCACTAATAGATACTGTCCAATCCAGTAATACATATCAATTAGCAGGAATATGAAAGacgtaaaaataattaactatactacattaagaaattatatttactcCTTAGTGCTACATGAAGCTCATTTTGAAACGATGcaagttaaaaacaatattttagaaCAAGTAAATTTAGTCCAATGTTAGGTCTGTGTAAGCTAAATGTGAGAATGagacatttatatatatatatatactgtatatacagtgtatatacactgtatatatatatatatatatacagtgtatatatatatatatatatatatacactgtatatacagtgtatatatatatatatatatatatatatatatatatatatatatatatatatatatatatacactgtatatacagtgtatatatatatatatatatatatatatatagtggcATATGCTGCCACCCCTGAAAAATCCCTGGCCCCTCTTGCCATAGATATTTTTCTAGATCCGCCCCTGAGCCTGAGAACAGAACCGGGTCCAGGTCTTCCTCTGACCCGTCTTCCTCGTGTCTCTGCAGACGTTCCGGTTTGACCGCTTCGTGCAGGACGGCAAAGGGAAGACAGATTTCTCCAAAGACAGACAGAAGCTGTCCTACTTCCTGATGCCGTTTGGTTCCGGATCGTCCATGTGTCCCGGTCGATACTTTGCCATCAACGAGATCAAGCAGTTtgtctgtctgctgctgctgtactTCGACCTGCAGCTGGAGGACGGGCAGAACCGACCCGGTCTGGACCCGAGCCGAGCCGGTCTGGGAATCCTGCTGCCCTCCTCGGATGTCCGGTTCCGCTACAGACTGCGGTCCGTGTGACCCGGAGCGGCGCTGAAGTCCAGATGTCTTGTTCCCTCTGGAGGTTCTCAGGGTCTGGACTCAGTCCGGAGGTTTGGGTTCTGGTCGGGGGTTGGGTCCACCTGGAGGACTGTGATGGCGCTGCAGCAGAGATCCTGCTGGAGGGAGCGACTGCTaacagcgcctcctgctggtcaAGCTGCAGAACTGTCCCAGATTAaacctggttctgatccaatttgtcagggccggcccaagcctccatggggccctaagcaaaatttggttttggggccctctagttctgctatTAATGTGGACCGGCTGGAATCAGCAGCCCAATCATTAGATCATTCATTCAATTTAATTATAGAAATATCcagagaatcaactcatttaaagtttaaactcagtttcacacaaagacGCAGCATAAATGTTTACTGCTGAACTGGACCGGTCCAGGTCGCTATCAAGCTAATGTTCTGTTAGCAGCTTTACTAATCTTTACATGACATTAGCAAggctcattaaaacaaacctttatcttggctgtttctattcttccttttcttttctccctccctgaaggatCGGTCCTTTTCTGAGACATAGTTTTACTAACTTAACTTCTGACCTTTGGACCTTTAGATGTTCTGAACAGCAGCTCATGGTACCGGGGAAGCAtgcggtacctaccgcggccaccagggggcccaagagcaatttattttacttctttttatcaagaaaataataatttccacatacattatcaaatatatattattgtaaaaacaaatcatttcatggtgaaattgtgagttttatgttattataatgacatagaaattattactaaaaacaaaattaaaaatctacttCACTGAGGGGGCCCATTGGTGGCCTTGGGGCGGCTgattagtttgcttatgccttgggccagCCCTGCGATTTGTTATGTAATTTTATCCACAGCaggaatttattttctgtctcgtgttattttttttactttaattcttTGTTCAATATTAAACCGTATGTTTTCTATCTATGCTGCTGTTTTAGCTTCATGTTTAGCTATTAGCTTTTGGTTCTTATTGAAACATCTTGGTGCCGCTAAGGTTTGGGTCGGAACCTACCCAGATCTTCTTCGCTTCCTGTTTCTTCCAAATAAAAACGTTTAAATATGTGTTTGTAAATTGTTCATTAAATTACATATTTGGTCAGTTTGGGACTTGGACTTGTTGAAACTCGGACCGGGTCACATCGGATCACTTCAGTGAAACCGGCTTTATGTTCTTGTAACCGGGTTCTGCTCCACTCCGTAGTACCGGGCCGGCCCAAGTCACCCCTCGACTCTgcgttgtgtttttaaatgaagtttcTGGGCCGTTTGTCTCCGGAATGAAAACATATCGGCTCAGCTTCACTGCAACTGAGCGCTACGTTAGCATTTAGCTTTAGCACGTAGAATGTTTTGTAGCATGAAAGAAACTAAAAGTACAAACGTTGGAGTCAAGCAAACATCTCGTAAGTATTCATTAAAatggtgttttatgttttactaaaGTTTTTCTACGCTGTGCTGAAAAATG includes:
- the LOC114146856 gene encoding 25-hydroxycholesterol 7-alpha-hydroxylase-like isoform X3, yielding MSFLLPLLISLLLGLLLWILRGRTRKPGEPPLVKGWIPFVGKALDFGKDAHKFLEEHRREHGDVFTVRIAGKYMTFIMDPLLYPSIIKQGRQLDFHEFTNKVAPLTFGYPPVLRTAFPGLWEQIKRSFQLLQGDHLAPLTESMMGNLMLVFRQDHLNGESDWRRGSLYEFCCSVMFEATFLTIYGRPATGVRHGGMDRLRNDFHKFDNMFPFLIAQIPIWLLGRTLAVRQKLISYFLPQHMAQWTNTSQFIQRRAELFEQHDELKDVDKAAHHFAILWASVGNTLPATFWAAYFLVSQVEALKVVRQEIVDVLRDSGVDFSNSSDIMLSKEQLDKLVFLESAINESLRLSSASMNIRVAQEDFSLRLDSDRSVGVRKGDIIALYPQSLHLDPEVYDDPQVFCRITPLGQKQPIRAGESS
- the LOC114146856 gene encoding 25-hydroxycholesterol 7-alpha-hydroxylase-like isoform X1, with the translated sequence MSFLLPLLISLLLGLLLWILRGRTRKPGEPPLVKGWIPFVGKALDFGKDAHKFLEEHRREHGDVFTVRIAGKYMTFIMDPLLYPSIIKQGRQLDFHEFTNKVAPLTFGYPPVLRTAFPGLWEQIKRSFQLLQGDHLAPLTESMMGNLMLVFRQDHLNGESDWRRGSLYEFCCSVMFEATFLTIYGRPATGVRHGGMDRLRNDFHKFDNMFPFLIAQIPIWLLGRTLAVRQKLISYFLPQHMAQWTNTSQFIQRRAELFEQHDELKDVDKAAHHFAILWASVGNTLPATFWAAYFLVSQVEALKVVRQEIVDVLRDSGVDFSNSSDIMLSKEQLDKLVFLGAFQFAFRSVVQRVDNGPSPSSESAINESLRLSSASMNIRVAQEDFSLRLDSDRSVGVRKGDIIALYPQSLHLDPEVYDDPQTFRFDRFVQDGKGKTDFSKDRQKLSYFLMPFGSGSSMCPGRYFAINEIKQFVCLLLLYFDLQLEDGQNRPGLDPSRAGLGILLPSSDVRFRYRLRSV
- the LOC114146856 gene encoding 25-hydroxycholesterol 7-alpha-hydroxylase-like isoform X2, which translates into the protein MSFLLPLLISLLLGLLLWILRGRTRKPGEPPLVKGWIPFVGKALDFGKDAHKFLEEHRREHGDVFTVRIAGKYMTFIMDPLLYPSIIKQGRQLDFHEFTNKVAPLTFGYPPVLRTAFPGLWEQIKRSFQLLQGDHLAPLTESMMGNLMLVFRQDHLNGESDWRRGSLYEFCCSVMFEATFLTIYGRPATGVRHGGMDRLRNDFHKFDNMFPFLIAQIPIWLLGRTLAVRQKLISYFLPQHMAQWTNTSQFIQRRAELFEQHDELKDVDKAAHHFAILWASVGNTLPATFWAAYFLVSQVEALKVVRQEIVDVLRDSGVDFSNSSDIMLSKEQLDKLVFLESAINESLRLSSASMNIRVAQEDFSLRLDSDRSVGVRKGDIIALYPQSLHLDPEVYDDPQTFRFDRFVQDGKGKTDFSKDRQKLSYFLMPFGSGSSMCPGRYFAINEIKQFVCLLLLYFDLQLEDGQNRPGLDPSRAGLGILLPSSDVRFRYRLRSV